A portion of the Bacillus horti genome contains these proteins:
- a CDS encoding LysR family transcriptional regulator, whose amino-acid sequence MDLNTLKTFQMIVKYGSFNRAAQEMNYAQSTVTMQIQKLESELGVKLIERGKEIGLTGAGRLFYDQSLQITKNMEYLQTSLSNVKSGDAGHIRIGVTEPTASYRLPGVLRNFMSEHPNIRISVEISNTPILRERILKGEIDFALSAAPDLGSELYFEPLFKEEFVALMPENHPLAQKEVIVPEEFRGYRLLITSATCPYRRKLEMVLQENGNVMLDTMEIGSMTALKYYVQNGLGIALVPKIMIEPEISGTTVRMVSGSLIFMTFGILCKASAYPLQLASGKLFQQLKLHLKRRTISCIRT is encoded by the coding sequence GTGGATCTTAACACGTTAAAAACTTTCCAAATGATTGTGAAATACGGAAGCTTTAACCGCGCGGCACAAGAAATGAATTATGCGCAATCTACCGTCACGATGCAAATTCAAAAGCTTGAGTCTGAACTGGGCGTTAAGCTAATAGAGCGTGGTAAAGAAATCGGTCTGACGGGAGCCGGTAGGCTGTTTTACGATCAGAGCTTACAAATCACAAAAAATATGGAGTATCTTCAGACCAGTTTATCCAATGTGAAATCAGGCGACGCAGGACATATACGCATAGGGGTAACGGAGCCAACGGCTAGTTATCGTTTACCTGGTGTTCTGAGGAATTTTATGTCCGAGCATCCGAATATCCGCATTTCCGTGGAAATTTCGAATACTCCGATCCTTAGAGAGCGGATCCTCAAAGGAGAAATTGATTTTGCGCTTTCTGCGGCACCTGACTTGGGATCCGAGTTATATTTCGAGCCTTTATTCAAGGAAGAGTTCGTGGCATTGATGCCCGAGAATCATCCACTTGCTCAGAAAGAGGTGATAGTGCCGGAGGAGTTTCGGGGGTATCGTCTGCTTATCACATCAGCGACTTGTCCATATCGCAGGAAGCTGGAGATGGTATTACAGGAAAATGGGAACGTCATGCTGGATACCATGGAGATCGGTAGCATGACGGCGTTAAAATATTATGTACAGAACGGGTTAGGGATCGCGCTCGTCCCTAAAATTATGATTGAACCCGAAATAAGTGGGACTACGGTTAGGATGGTCAGTGGAAGCCTTATATTCATGACATTCGGGATCTTGTGCAAAGCATCGGCATATCCGTTGCAACTGGCTAGTGGAAAGCTGTTTCAACAGCTCAAACTCCATCTAAAAAGAAGGACAATTTCCTGCATTCGAACATAA
- a CDS encoding two-component system regulatory protein YycI, whose protein sequence is MNWSRTKSIFILVFLVLNSFLGYQLWEKIQTRPLELAQLSEGSVEELLALRNISLETELQAEQPELSQLNAQFLTNVFEDFENLQNQSLLFQENMLISQFHDPILLEEGQEQDIRPLVEPYIHRFEQYELDQWAGDSILFLQKVEGHPIFIGGIEFYVNQVEEELFLTGYEQTYYQVVNMGTKQPTISSYTSIRTLLDNQAIPYFSTIVDVRLGYYGQVYEVEGQVLTPAWRIMIETDDRVRMIYVNAITGAIETEYTR, encoded by the coding sequence ATGAATTGGAGTAGAACGAAGTCCATTTTTATTCTCGTTTTCCTTGTTTTGAACTCTTTCTTGGGCTATCAGCTGTGGGAGAAAATCCAAACCAGGCCCCTTGAATTGGCCCAGCTAAGCGAAGGTTCTGTAGAGGAGCTTTTGGCGCTACGTAATATCAGCTTGGAAACGGAGCTGCAGGCAGAGCAGCCGGAGCTGTCTCAGCTTAACGCTCAGTTTTTAACAAATGTGTTTGAGGATTTTGAGAATCTGCAGAATCAATCTCTTCTTTTTCAGGAGAACATGCTCATTTCTCAATTCCATGACCCTATTCTTCTAGAGGAGGGGCAAGAGCAAGACATTAGGCCTTTAGTGGAGCCATATATACATCGTTTTGAGCAGTACGAGCTAGATCAATGGGCCGGAGATTCGATCTTGTTTTTACAGAAGGTGGAGGGTCATCCGATTTTTATCGGAGGCATTGAATTTTATGTGAATCAAGTGGAAGAGGAGCTTTTTCTAACGGGCTATGAACAAACATATTATCAAGTGGTGAATATGGGGACGAAGCAGCCTACAATCTCCTCCTATACGAGTATTCGTACGTTACTAGATAATCAAGCCATTCCTTACTTTTCTACGATCGTAGATGTCCGCTTGGGTTATTATGGACAGGTTTATGAGGTGGAGGGTCAGGTGCTTACGCCAGCTTGGAGAATTATGATTGAAACAGACGATAGAGTAAGAATGATCTACGTGAATGCGATCACGGGAGCAATAGAGACAGAATATACGCGTTAG
- a CDS encoding S1C family serine protease, giving the protein MGYYDDNEYVSQESRSKKERPRRTWITALASAMVGGLIVALLIPGLASLNLLPYDVAPKNAQQQQEATETSASQSSVNQPVQLSVSSGIIDAVEKVSDAIVGVVRFQEQADFFSRGVEEVESGTGSGVVYEIVGDKAHIVTNYHVIEGAQKVEISLPNGERVEATLIGADQLTDLAVLEIDAEHVDIVAEFGDSDTIRAGEPAIAIGNPLGLEFSRTVTQGIISAKERSVTVSNNWELNVIQTDAAINPGNSGGALLNIEGQVIGINSLKIATQGVEGLGFAIPINDVVPIINDLVEHGEVQRPFLGVGIIDLASIDSSHWTTTLNLPEEVNQGIVVRSTETLGPAEQAGIEELDVIVALDGDPVNNSMELRKYLFAQKSIGDTVTVTVYRGGLTQDIDVVLSKSSSN; this is encoded by the coding sequence ATGGGATACTATGATGATAATGAATACGTTAGTCAGGAGTCTCGTTCTAAGAAGGAGCGCCCTAGACGTACATGGATTACAGCGTTAGCTTCAGCGATGGTCGGAGGCTTGATTGTAGCCTTATTGATCCCGGGATTAGCGTCGCTGAACCTATTACCTTATGATGTAGCACCAAAAAATGCTCAGCAGCAGCAAGAGGCTACGGAAACAAGCGCTTCGCAGTCTTCTGTTAACCAGCCTGTACAGCTTAGTGTCTCATCTGGTATCATTGATGCGGTAGAGAAGGTGTCAGATGCCATTGTGGGTGTTGTTCGATTCCAGGAGCAGGCCGACTTCTTTTCCCGTGGGGTTGAGGAAGTAGAAAGCGGAACAGGATCTGGTGTCGTCTATGAGATTGTGGGAGACAAGGCTCATATTGTGACGAACTACCATGTGATTGAGGGAGCCCAAAAGGTGGAGATTTCCTTACCGAACGGAGAAAGAGTAGAGGCTACTTTAATAGGAGCCGATCAGCTTACTGATTTAGCTGTTCTAGAGATTGATGCGGAGCATGTGGATATCGTGGCAGAATTCGGTGACTCAGACACGATTCGAGCAGGTGAGCCAGCGATTGCGATCGGGAATCCTCTTGGATTAGAATTCTCTCGTACGGTGACACAAGGAATTATCTCAGCCAAAGAGCGCTCCGTTACGGTATCAAACAATTGGGAGCTTAATGTTATTCAAACAGATGCGGCCATTAACCCTGGAAACAGTGGTGGGGCTTTGCTTAACATAGAAGGTCAGGTTATTGGGATCAATAGCTTAAAAATTGCTACGCAAGGCGTAGAAGGTTTAGGCTTTGCCATTCCGATTAACGATGTAGTTCCAATCATTAATGACTTAGTGGAGCATGGGGAGGTACAGCGTCCCTTCCTAGGAGTAGGCATCATTGATTTAGCTTCGATTGATTCTAGCCACTGGACAACGACTTTGAATCTGCCAGAGGAAGTGAATCAAGGTATCGTCGTTCGTAGTACAGAAACGCTTGGACCTGCTGAACAGGCTGGCATTGAGGAGTTAGATGTCATTGTTGCGCTAGATGGTGACCCAGTGAACAACTCGATGGAGCTGCGCAAATACTTGTTTGCTCAAAAATCGATTGGTGATACGGTTACAGTAACAGTATATCGTGGTGGATTGACTCAGGATATTGATGTTGTGCTATCTAAGAGTTCTTCTAATTAA
- a CDS encoding SDR family NAD(P)-dependent oxidoreductase, translated as MKLKSKVGLVTGGGTGIGRATSLMLAERGATVIVNYSRSQSDAEETVQWINDKGGRAIAIQADVSQDKEVETMVQTAVHKFGKIDLLVNNASITRHIPMDDLASATEEVWDNLFDVNVKGMFYCARAVAPFMKKNNQGANVNVGSIAGQTGLGSSLPYAVSKSAVHGLTKSLARALAPAIRVNCVVPGAVATRWWDGKEEQMKRLAPHLLLQQISTPRDIAQLICAVLEQEAMTGQIITVDSGQTL; from the coding sequence ATGAAATTAAAAAGTAAGGTCGGCCTTGTTACTGGCGGCGGTACGGGGATCGGAAGAGCGACAAGTCTCATGCTAGCCGAACGGGGGGCAACCGTTATTGTGAATTATTCACGTTCTCAATCCGATGCGGAAGAAACCGTCCAATGGATCAATGATAAAGGCGGGCGTGCTATAGCCATACAAGCTGATGTTTCCCAGGACAAGGAAGTAGAAACCATGGTCCAGACGGCCGTACATAAATTCGGTAAGATCGACCTACTCGTAAATAATGCTAGTATCACCAGACATATTCCGATGGATGATTTAGCGTCAGCAACGGAGGAGGTATGGGACAATTTGTTCGATGTGAACGTGAAGGGCATGTTTTACTGCGCGAGGGCTGTCGCTCCCTTCATGAAGAAGAATAACCAGGGAGCGAATGTAAATGTTGGTAGCATCGCCGGGCAGACAGGACTAGGCTCCTCGCTTCCCTACGCCGTATCCAAATCAGCGGTTCATGGACTTACGAAATCTTTAGCCCGAGCTCTAGCTCCCGCTATTCGGGTTAACTGCGTCGTGCCGGGAGCCGTTGCGACAAGATGGTGGGACGGAAAGGAAGAACAAATGAAGAGATTGGCCCCCCATCTTCTGCTGCAGCAGATTTCAACGCCTCGTGATATCGCCCAACTGATCTGTGCTGTTTTGGAACAGGAAGCAATGACCGGTCAGATCATAACCGTGGACAGCGGTCAAACATTATAA
- a CDS encoding MBL fold metallo-hydrolase — protein MALRYSVLASGSTGNATFVATEQAKIVIDAGLTGKQLEALFAQIGENPQELDAILVTHEHSDHIKGLGVLARRYKIPVYANAKTWTEIDRLCGKIETEQKFHFEQDQRLMFKDLEVHSYGVSHDAIEPMAYCVYHQGKKLSMSTDMGYVSERIKGTLEDSDVIIFESNHDVEMLRMGHYPWNIKRRILGDMGHLSNDAAGEALADIISSRTKKVYLAHLSKDNNMVDLARMTVQQILEGRDIEVGRGLTLHDTYPDKPTKLAVV, from the coding sequence ATGGCATTAAGGTATTCAGTATTAGCTAGTGGAAGCACGGGGAACGCTACTTTTGTAGCGACAGAACAGGCTAAAATCGTCATCGATGCAGGATTAACGGGTAAGCAGCTAGAGGCTTTGTTTGCCCAAATTGGGGAGAATCCGCAGGAGCTAGACGCCATATTGGTGACACATGAGCACTCTGATCATATTAAGGGCTTAGGTGTGCTTGCTAGACGCTATAAAATTCCGGTGTACGCCAACGCTAAGACATGGACGGAAATTGATCGCCTATGCGGTAAGATCGAAACGGAACAGAAATTTCACTTTGAGCAGGATCAGAGGCTAATGTTTAAGGATCTAGAGGTGCATTCGTACGGAGTTTCTCATGATGCTATTGAACCGATGGCTTATTGTGTTTATCATCAGGGTAAAAAGCTAAGTATGTCAACAGATATGGGCTATGTGAGTGAACGGATAAAAGGGACACTTGAGGATTCCGATGTGATTATCTTTGAGTCTAATCATGATGTAGAAATGCTACGGATGGGTCATTATCCATGGAATATTAAACGCCGTATTCTCGGGGATATGGGTCATTTGTCTAATGATGCAGCTGGAGAGGCACTAGCAGATATTATTAGCTCTAGGACAAAGAAAGTCTACTTAGCTCATTTAAGTAAGGACAACAATATGGTTGACTTGGCGCGTATGACGGTACAGCAAATTTTAGAGGGAAGAGATATTGAGGTAGGTCGCGGGCTTACCCTGCACGATACATACCCGGATAAACCGACTAAGCTAGCGGTGGTTTAA
- a CDS encoding YycH family regulatory protein, protein MIEKLKTVLLIGLIASSIVLTWQIWTYQPRYDYLLPTEYVTQEGIAERRELQDLIQPEKILYYFGDERITASSPDSVEYTNVIKQQMKNWSFTGFREVEGNQRQWNDLRTRYEAIEFAFPTNLPLSTLGELFTLNTGDTQYSDVGSMFLYINPVMDNVFAFFINYDEQRFLRSNTSINSSELRQYLALGENKPEQTAILLYDNPDPNQLDQYIYVTDEPVEMTEYHYFFRRIQIDTLISYLFVDPLLVRQIQDRSGEVFYTDGTRGLQLASGLTMNYVHPLAITQREGDASDNQFIQRATQFVNQHRGWERGYYLYNYHNPNAYEASIEFRRYMNQYPVFSDHPDEEQNVIQLDIQDGRVVSYYRSLLQLDSVMDDRRRELPSGLQMIEELERLEIPLEEVEDMFLGYAYTYNDNSISYRPRWIIEWKNGQRSFIRQVEDLYPLSRIQEELEEGNNELE, encoded by the coding sequence ATGATAGAAAAATTGAAAACGGTCCTCTTAATAGGGCTTATCGCCTCAAGCATTGTCCTAACCTGGCAGATATGGACGTATCAGCCTCGCTATGATTATCTACTACCGACGGAATATGTGACACAGGAAGGGATTGCTGAACGTCGTGAGCTCCAGGACTTAATTCAACCTGAAAAAATCCTGTACTATTTTGGAGATGAACGCATTACGGCTTCTAGCCCGGACTCTGTTGAATATACAAATGTGATCAAACAGCAAATGAAGAACTGGAGCTTTACAGGCTTTCGTGAGGTAGAGGGAAACCAGAGGCAATGGAATGATTTACGGACGAGATATGAGGCCATTGAATTTGCCTTCCCTACGAATCTTCCACTATCTACATTAGGTGAGCTCTTCACGCTGAATACAGGAGATACGCAATACTCGGACGTAGGGAGCATGTTTTTATATATTAACCCTGTCATGGATAATGTTTTTGCCTTCTTTATTAATTATGATGAGCAAAGGTTTTTACGTTCTAATACATCCATTAATTCCTCTGAGCTTCGGCAGTATTTAGCGTTGGGAGAAAATAAGCCTGAACAAACGGCCATCCTTCTCTATGACAATCCTGATCCTAATCAATTAGATCAATATATCTATGTAACGGATGAGCCTGTGGAAATGACAGAGTACCATTATTTTTTCCGCCGTATTCAAATCGACACGCTTATTTCATACTTGTTTGTTGATCCGCTTTTAGTGAGACAAATTCAGGATCGAAGTGGAGAGGTGTTTTATACGGATGGGACGAGAGGCTTGCAGTTAGCCAGTGGTCTGACGATGAATTATGTACATCCCCTTGCTATTACACAACGGGAGGGTGACGCTTCAGATAACCAATTTATCCAAAGAGCTACCCAGTTTGTCAATCAGCATCGAGGCTGGGAGCGTGGCTACTATCTATATAACTACCATAACCCAAATGCATATGAAGCTTCGATTGAGTTTAGACGATATATGAACCAGTATCCTGTTTTCTCTGATCATCCCGATGAGGAGCAAAACGTGATACAATTGGACATACAGGATGGCAGGGTGGTCAGCTATTATCGCTCCCTGCTTCAGCTAGACAGTGTGATGGATGATCGAAGACGAGAGTTACCTTCAGGACTGCAGATGATCGAGGAGCTAGAAAGACTTGAGATTCCGCTAGAAGAAGTGGAAGATATGTTTCTGGGGTACGCCTATACGTATAATGACAATTCCATTAGCTATCGTCCAAGATGGATCATAGAGTGGAAAAACGGACAAAGAAGCTTTATCCGTCAAGTAGAGGATCTTTACCCACTAAGTAGAATACAGGAGGAGCTAGAGGAGGGAAACAATGAATTGGAGTAG
- the rlmH gene encoding 23S rRNA (pseudouridine(1915)-N(3))-methyltransferase RlmH, giving the protein MQITIISVGKIKEKYLKLGIAEFEKRLGPYCKLQMIEVADEQAPEQMSEKEIEQVKEKEGQRILQQIKADRYVIALAIDGVNWSSEQLAKELDRLATYGHSSICFVIGGSNGLSDEVLKRAQVKLSFSRMTFPHQLMKLILTEQVYRAFRINRGEPYHK; this is encoded by the coding sequence GTGCAGATCACAATCATCAGTGTGGGGAAGATCAAAGAAAAATACCTAAAGCTAGGCATTGCAGAGTTCGAGAAGCGGTTAGGACCTTACTGTAAGCTTCAGATGATTGAGGTTGCGGATGAGCAGGCTCCAGAGCAAATGAGTGAGAAGGAAATTGAGCAGGTTAAGGAGAAGGAAGGACAGAGGATTCTACAGCAGATTAAAGCAGATCGGTATGTGATTGCCTTAGCGATTGATGGGGTGAATTGGTCTTCTGAACAGTTAGCTAAAGAACTGGATCGTTTGGCTACGTATGGGCATAGTAGTATATGCTTTGTGATTGGTGGCTCAAATGGTCTGTCTGACGAAGTGCTGAAGAGGGCGCAGGTGAAGCTATCTTTTTCGAGGATGACTTTTCCGCATCAGTTGATGAAGCTTATTTTAACGGAGCAGGTTTATCGGGCTTTTCGGATTAATCGGGGGGAGCCTTATCATAAATAA
- a CDS encoding CxxH/CxxC protein encodes MYVCCEEHLELAIDHFVDEYEDAPDVYRLDEITFKAWEAPPTCDFCSEAPVFLVI; translated from the coding sequence ATGTACGTATGCTGTGAGGAGCATTTAGAGCTTGCAATTGATCATTTTGTGGATGAATATGAGGATGCTCCAGATGTGTACAGGCTAGATGAAATAACTTTCAAGGCATGGGAAGCTCCTCCTACCTGCGATTTTTGCTCGGAAGCTCCCGTTTTCTTGGTTATTTAA
- a CDS encoding NUDIX hydrolase produces MGFPTHIVSAGGIVEDGNGNILLVKTRDGGWVCPGGQVEVGENLMDALAREIKEESGIEATVSYLIGVYSNTGIFKWYDGVTDVPTQVIFEFVCKPVGGKLLAVTEETTDSRWVPKDEVLDFITQPAIRARYQAYLEFNGMVNYMDYITSPEFKIKHQAGISK; encoded by the coding sequence ATGGGCTTCCCAACACATATTGTATCTGCAGGTGGAATTGTTGAGGATGGGAACGGAAATATCTTATTGGTAAAAACACGTGACGGTGGTTGGGTGTGCCCCGGTGGACAAGTAGAAGTTGGAGAAAATCTGATGGATGCTTTGGCTCGTGAAATTAAAGAGGAAAGTGGCATTGAGGCCACGGTCAGCTATTTAATTGGTGTCTATTCGAATACAGGTATTTTTAAATGGTATGACGGTGTGACTGATGTTCCTACACAAGTAATATTTGAATTTGTATGTAAACCCGTTGGCGGGAAGCTGTTAGCGGTTACGGAAGAAACAACCGATAGCCGATGGGTGCCGAAAGATGAAGTTCTTGATTTCATAACACAGCCAGCTATTCGGGCTCGCTATCAGGCTTATTTGGAGTTTAATGGAATGGTGAATTACATGGATTATATAACGAGTCCAGAGTTCAAAATCAAGC